One segment of Streptomyces sp. NBC_00102 DNA contains the following:
- a CDS encoding SDR family NAD(P)-dependent oxidoreductase translates to MSTDLSTSYATEFAGKVALVTGGASGIGLALSKRLAAGGAAVVVADYDEESARKAVAELTATGARAAAVRLDVTDPASVEAGVRFAVDTFGALNLAVNNAGIGGPAAPTGEYAVEAWNRVVATNLSGVFHSMRYEIPELLKAGGGAIVNISSILGTNGFAQSPAYVAAKHGVVGLTKTAALEYAAQNIRVNAVGPGFIDTPLLRDTEGPARDHLISLHPAGRLGTSEEVAELATFLLSDRASFIHGSYHLVDGGYSAS, encoded by the coding sequence ATGAGCACTGACCTCTCCACCTCCTACGCGACCGAGTTCGCCGGCAAGGTCGCGCTGGTCACCGGCGGCGCCTCCGGCATCGGCCTGGCCCTGTCGAAGCGCCTCGCGGCCGGCGGCGCGGCGGTCGTCGTCGCCGACTACGACGAGGAGAGCGCCCGCAAGGCCGTCGCGGAGCTGACGGCCACCGGCGCCCGCGCCGCCGCCGTCCGCCTGGACGTCACCGACCCCGCCTCCGTCGAAGCGGGCGTCCGGTTCGCCGTCGACACCTTCGGCGCCCTGAACCTCGCCGTGAACAACGCCGGCATCGGCGGCCCCGCCGCCCCCACCGGCGAGTACGCCGTCGAGGCATGGAACCGTGTCGTCGCCACCAACCTCAGCGGCGTCTTCCACTCGATGCGCTACGAGATCCCCGAACTGCTCAAGGCCGGGGGCGGTGCCATCGTCAACATCTCCTCCATCCTCGGCACCAACGGCTTCGCCCAGTCCCCGGCGTACGTCGCCGCCAAGCACGGCGTCGTAGGTCTGACCAAGACGGCAGCCCTGGAGTACGCGGCGCAGAACATCCGCGTCAACGCCGTGGGCCCGGGCTTCATCGACACCCCGCTGCTGCGCGACACCGAGGGCCCGGCGCGCGACCACCTGATCTCGCTCCACCCCGCGGGCCGTCTGGGCACCTCGGAGGAGGTCGCCGAGCTGGCCACGTTCCTGCTCTCCGACCGCGCCTCCTTCATCCACGGCAGCTACCACCTGGTCGACGGCGGCTACTCCGCCTCCTGA
- a CDS encoding TetR family transcriptional regulator, whose protein sequence is MSTEQREPERRGRKARRTRDTLARAAFELVLDRGLRNVTVEEIAEAADVDRRTFSRYFRSKEDAVLDAVRGDGDRINEALRARPAAEPPLTAYRRAVLDWLDDTEAGPWHLRPRIFELLVLAEEEPTLYAAYHHIRVDAQEESVLILADRLGVDRREDLRPAVTVAAGAGALLAAQAAWVRGGLPDVLPELVVQAFDALSADLLTPAPHGPAHHSTTERSTSS, encoded by the coding sequence ATGAGCACGGAGCAGAGGGAACCGGAGAGGCGGGGCCGCAAGGCCCGCCGGACCCGGGACACGCTGGCCCGGGCCGCGTTCGAGCTCGTACTCGACCGGGGTCTGCGCAACGTGACGGTCGAGGAGATCGCGGAAGCGGCCGACGTCGACCGGCGCACCTTCAGCCGGTACTTCCGGAGCAAGGAGGACGCGGTCCTCGACGCCGTACGCGGCGACGGCGACCGCATCAACGAAGCCCTGCGCGCCCGGCCCGCCGCCGAGCCCCCGCTCACCGCCTACCGGCGGGCCGTACTCGACTGGCTCGACGACACGGAGGCCGGGCCCTGGCACCTGCGCCCCCGGATCTTCGAACTCCTGGTCCTCGCCGAGGAGGAGCCGACCCTCTACGCCGCGTACCACCACATCCGGGTGGACGCCCAGGAGGAATCGGTCCTCATCCTCGCGGACCGGCTCGGCGTGGACCGTCGCGAGGACCTCCGTCCCGCGGTGACGGTCGCGGCGGGAGCCGGAGCCCTGCTCGCGGCGCAGGCCGCCTGGGTCCGCGGCGGTCTCCCTGACGTCCTGCCCGAACTCGTGGTCCAGGCGTTCGATGCCCTCTCCGCGGACCTCCTGACCCCGGCCCCGCACGGACCGGCGCACCACAGCACCACAGAAAGAAGCACCTCATCATGA
- a CDS encoding GNAT family N-acetyltransferase, with the protein MTRTTLTLADRLPTPDEHRGIAEAVGWSHAFAWEFLPASLAGSTAGVVALEGQEVIGMGRLVGDGVSYFYVQDLAVMPSHQGRGIGTLLLRRLLDHVRNTAPATAFVGLFSTGEGAALYTREGFTPGDMTGMFRLVHPAA; encoded by the coding sequence GTGACACGCACCACCCTCACCCTGGCCGACCGGCTCCCCACCCCGGACGAACACCGCGGGATCGCCGAGGCGGTGGGCTGGTCCCACGCCTTCGCCTGGGAGTTCCTGCCCGCCTCCCTCGCCGGCTCCACGGCCGGCGTCGTCGCACTGGAGGGCCAGGAGGTGATCGGCATGGGGCGGCTGGTGGGAGACGGCGTCTCCTACTTCTACGTGCAGGACCTGGCCGTCATGCCCTCCCATCAGGGCCGGGGGATCGGAACGCTGCTGCTGCGCAGGCTCCTGGACCACGTGCGGAACACCGCACCGGCCACCGCCTTCGTCGGGCTCTTCTCCACCGGAGAGGGGGCGGCTCTCTACACGCGCGAGGGGTTCACGCCCGGCGACATGACCGGCATGTTCCGCCTGGTCCACCCGGCCGCCTGA
- a CDS encoding GNAT family N-acetyltransferase, with translation MAAPLSGTAPTEEHRSEESMSEVYVTDHRGARASGGSGTVGAPAPARESSGLPLHPLDNPSLAALTGTQAHFAERLGRVARYSADVAPWFALPQEPDARDWADVAALAGPGAPVALMGVRQAPPEDWEIEFEIDGVQLTGEGLRPEPYPEAVRLGAEDVPEMLELVERTRPGPFLPRTVELGTYLGVRREGVLVAMAGERVRPAGWSEISAVCTDESVRGQGLATRLVLAVAHEITGRGDIPFLHAAAENAGAVRLYESLGFRLRRTTVFRGAITPAILPSPVAGV, from the coding sequence ATGGCGGCGCCACTGTCCGGCACCGCGCCCACCGAGGAACACCGGAGCGAGGAAAGCATGTCCGAGGTCTACGTCACCGATCACCGCGGAGCCCGCGCGAGCGGGGGGAGCGGCACGGTGGGCGCCCCCGCCCCCGCACGGGAGAGCTCCGGTCTTCCCCTCCATCCCCTGGACAACCCGTCCCTCGCCGCGCTGACCGGGACCCAGGCGCACTTCGCCGAACGTCTCGGACGCGTCGCGCGCTACTCCGCCGACGTGGCGCCCTGGTTCGCCTTGCCCCAGGAGCCGGACGCGCGGGACTGGGCCGACGTCGCCGCACTCGCCGGGCCCGGCGCCCCGGTCGCGCTCATGGGCGTACGGCAGGCGCCGCCGGAGGACTGGGAGATCGAATTCGAGATCGACGGCGTGCAGCTCACCGGCGAGGGGCTGCGCCCGGAGCCGTACCCCGAGGCGGTCCGGCTCGGCGCCGAGGACGTGCCGGAGATGCTGGAGCTGGTCGAGCGCACCCGCCCGGGGCCGTTCCTGCCGCGCACCGTGGAGCTCGGTACGTACCTGGGCGTGCGGCGCGAGGGGGTGCTGGTCGCGATGGCGGGGGAGCGGGTGCGCCCGGCAGGCTGGAGCGAGATCAGCGCGGTCTGCACCGACGAGTCCGTACGGGGCCAGGGCCTCGCTACCCGGCTGGTGCTGGCGGTCGCCCATGAGATCACCGGGCGTGGCGACATCCCGTTCCTGCACGCCGCGGCCGAGAACGCCGGAGCGGTCCGGCTCTACGAGTCCCTCGGCTTCCGGCTCCGCCGCACCACCGTGTTCCGGGGCGCGATCACCCCGGCGATCCTGCCGTCCCCGGTGGCCGGCGTCTGA
- a CDS encoding RNA polymerase sigma factor SigF → MTAHTARTTKADKAEVTDGLPWIEEAGKVAPQDARQLSRVFFDRLQELEEGTAAHQYARNTLIEMNLSLVRFAAGRFRNRGSGDMEDIVQVGTIGLIKAIDRFDLSREVEFTSFAVPYIVGEIKRFFRDTSWAVHVPRRLQELRVDLAKAKDLLAVELDRDPTVQELADHLEMSPEEITEGIVASNGYTAGSLDMPTDSGESGRPHTNGRTFADVLGEPDSAMEGVENLQALAPLMDRLDARERLIIDMRFGQELTQAQIGAELGISQMHVSRLLSRMLRKLRDGMLTEE, encoded by the coding sequence ATGACCGCACACACGGCACGGACCACCAAGGCGGACAAGGCGGAGGTGACGGACGGGCTCCCGTGGATCGAGGAGGCGGGAAAGGTCGCTCCTCAGGACGCGCGCCAGCTCTCGCGCGTCTTCTTCGACCGCCTCCAGGAGCTGGAGGAGGGAACCGCCGCCCACCAGTACGCGCGGAACACGCTGATCGAGATGAATCTCTCCCTCGTCCGCTTCGCCGCAGGACGGTTCCGCAACCGGGGCAGCGGGGACATGGAGGACATCGTCCAGGTCGGCACCATCGGGCTGATCAAGGCCATCGACCGGTTCGACCTCTCGCGCGAAGTGGAGTTCACCTCCTTCGCGGTGCCGTACATCGTCGGTGAGATCAAACGATTCTTCCGTGACACCAGCTGGGCCGTCCACGTTCCCCGGCGGCTCCAGGAGCTGCGGGTCGACCTCGCCAAGGCCAAGGACCTCCTCGCCGTCGAGCTGGACCGCGACCCGACGGTGCAGGAGCTCGCCGACCACCTGGAGATGTCGCCGGAGGAGATCACCGAGGGCATCGTCGCTTCGAACGGCTACACCGCCGGCTCGCTCGACATGCCCACCGACAGCGGCGAGTCGGGCCGCCCGCACACCAACGGCCGGACCTTCGCCGACGTGCTCGGCGAACCGGACTCCGCCATGGAGGGCGTGGAGAACCTCCAGGCGCTCGCCCCGCTCATGGACCGGCTGGACGCGCGGGAACGCCTGATCATCGACATGCGCTTCGGCCAAGAGCTGACGCAGGCTCAGATCGGTGCCGAACTGGGCATCTCGCAGATGCACGTGTCGCGGCTGCTCAGCCGCATGCTGCGCAAGCTGCGCGACGGAATGCTGACCGAGGAGTGA
- a CDS encoding oxidoreductase, giving the protein MTSPTITAAASGTWTLGDRSVNRIGFGSMRLPQTGAAFDPDAAPRDRDQAIGVLRRAVELGVNHIDTAAFYFSRLRSANELINRALAPYPDDLVITTKVGPGRAPSGEWIPHATPERLREQVEENLRQLGRDHLDVVNLRVLGPDSIAERFGALAELRERGLIRHLGISNVRPEHLAEARKIAPVVCVQNLYGIGVRPDQDEFVDSCGEQGIAFVPFYSIAGAGRDKGAGAAPEHDEVAEVARAHGASAAQVRLAWTLHRGPHVLAIPGTGDPAHLEENVAAGALRLTKEELVALDAAHHAVTPPADA; this is encoded by the coding sequence ATGACCTCACCCACCATCACGGCCGCGGCCTCGGGCACGTGGACCCTGGGCGACCGATCGGTCAACCGGATCGGCTTCGGCTCCATGCGGCTGCCGCAGACCGGCGCCGCCTTCGACCCCGACGCGGCTCCGCGCGACCGCGACCAGGCGATCGGAGTACTGCGCCGGGCGGTCGAGCTCGGTGTCAACCACATCGACACCGCGGCCTTCTACTTCTCACGCCTGCGCTCCGCCAACGAACTGATCAACCGGGCGCTCGCGCCCTATCCGGACGACCTCGTCATCACCACCAAGGTGGGCCCCGGACGGGCCCCTTCGGGCGAATGGATCCCCCACGCGACCCCGGAACGGCTGCGCGAGCAGGTCGAGGAGAACCTGCGCCAGCTCGGCCGCGACCACCTCGACGTCGTCAACCTCCGTGTACTGGGGCCCGATTCGATAGCCGAACGCTTCGGCGCGCTCGCCGAACTGCGCGAGCGCGGACTCATCCGGCACCTCGGCATCTCCAACGTGCGCCCCGAACACCTCGCCGAGGCACGGAAGATCGCCCCGGTGGTCTGCGTACAGAACCTCTACGGCATCGGAGTGCGTCCCGACCAGGACGAGTTCGTCGACAGCTGCGGTGAGCAGGGCATCGCGTTCGTACCGTTCTACTCGATCGCCGGTGCCGGTCGCGACAAGGGAGCCGGAGCGGCGCCGGAGCACGACGAGGTGGCGGAGGTCGCGCGGGCCCACGGCGCGAGTGCCGCGCAGGTGCGGCTGGCATGGACGTTGCACCGCGGCCCCCACGTACTGGCCATTCCCGGTACCGGCGATCCGGCCCACCTGGAGGAGAACGTGGCGGCCGGGGCCCTGCGGCTGACGAAGGAGGAGCTGGTCGCCCTGGACGCGGCCCACCACGCGGTCACCCCGCCCGCCGACGCCTGA
- a CDS encoding sulfite oxidase, with the protein MDHPPLSESAYDRLRMRQWADGRARSAGIDRRDLLRLVAAASVAVPLASAATPAHAAESLPGVVKPLPADLFTIRGTNAETNFAALRGTGVLTPTDRFFVRNHTATPRVEAADWKLTVWGDGLTGGPADFSYDDLRALPSVTRTAFVECAGNGRSFYTTQQNQQVSGTAWTLGAIGTARWRGVPLRTVLRRAGIGRHAVDVLPRGLDAEVVTDGVNLGRVRRPLPVAKALDDVLLAYEMNGEPLPPDHGFPVRLVVPSWVGIANIKWVGDIEVSADPLVSPWNTTLYRLFGPGYPAEGSAPLTRQTLKSAFELPLGASFTAHRRVELTGRSWSGGAPVRSVEVSTDGGVRWRRARLRDEPRAGGWVRWSAEWVPDRTGPGVLLARATDRSGRTQPETAAHNTQGYLFDAVVRHPVTVA; encoded by the coding sequence ATGGATCACCCGCCGCTGTCCGAGTCCGCGTACGACCGGTTGCGCATGCGCCAGTGGGCCGATGGCCGGGCCCGGTCGGCCGGCATCGACCGGCGGGACCTGCTGAGGCTGGTGGCCGCCGCCTCCGTGGCCGTTCCGCTGGCCTCGGCCGCGACGCCCGCGCACGCGGCCGAGTCGCTGCCCGGCGTGGTGAAGCCGTTGCCCGCCGACCTGTTCACCATCCGGGGCACCAACGCGGAGACCAACTTCGCGGCGCTGCGCGGGACGGGAGTACTCACCCCCACGGACCGCTTCTTCGTGCGGAACCACACCGCGACACCCCGCGTCGAGGCGGCCGACTGGAAGCTCACCGTCTGGGGCGACGGGCTGACCGGCGGCCCGGCGGACTTCTCGTACGACGATCTGCGCGCCCTGCCGTCCGTCACCCGGACCGCGTTCGTCGAGTGCGCGGGCAACGGACGCAGTTTCTACACCACCCAGCAGAACCAGCAGGTCAGCGGCACCGCGTGGACGCTCGGCGCGATCGGCACCGCGCGCTGGCGCGGGGTGCCGCTGCGGACGGTGCTGCGCCGGGCGGGCATCGGCCGGCACGCCGTCGACGTGCTGCCGCGCGGCCTGGACGCGGAGGTCGTGACCGACGGCGTGAACCTGGGGCGGGTGCGCAGGCCGCTTCCGGTGGCCAAGGCCCTGGACGACGTGCTGCTCGCGTACGAGATGAACGGCGAACCGCTTCCGCCGGACCACGGCTTCCCGGTGCGGCTCGTCGTGCCCTCGTGGGTGGGGATCGCCAACATCAAGTGGGTGGGTGACATCGAGGTGAGCGCCGATCCACTGGTCTCCCCGTGGAACACCACCCTCTACCGGCTGTTCGGTCCCGGTTATCCCGCGGAGGGCAGTGCGCCACTGACCCGGCAGACGCTGAAGAGCGCCTTCGAGCTTCCGCTCGGCGCCTCCTTCACCGCGCACCGGCGGGTCGAGCTGACGGGCCGGTCCTGGTCGGGCGGTGCCCCGGTCCGTTCGGTGGAGGTCAGCACGGACGGCGGTGTCCGGTGGCGGCGGGCCCGGCTGCGCGACGAGCCGCGCGCGGGCGGCTGGGTGCGCTGGTCGGCGGAGTGGGTGCCGGACCGTACCGGTCCGGGTGTCCTGCTGGCGCGGGCCACGGACCGGTCCGGGCGGACGCAGCCGGAGACCGCCGCGCACAACACGCAGGGGTACCTCTTCGACGCGGTGGTCCGCCACCCGGTGACGGTGGCCTGA
- a CDS encoding adenosylcobinamide amidohydrolase, which translates to MRTRHEDGHRLGHLVWRLAPGSRVCSSAVLGGGIGDRAWILNAQVPGGYPRLDPDRHLAEIAAAEGLDGPGAGLMTAADVSAWTEAHDEGVTATVTSGLGVRGWAAVPAPGAGGPPEPGTVNIVVTLPVALSDAALVNAVATATEAKVQALLDAGLDCSGTPTDAVCVAVPAPGPEGTEPFAGPRSVWGARLARAVHAAVFEGATAHLRDEHERSRTTDGPGAAGR; encoded by the coding sequence CTGCGCACCCGGCACGAGGACGGCCACCGGCTGGGCCATCTGGTCTGGCGGCTGGCCCCCGGCAGCCGTGTCTGCAGCAGCGCGGTCCTCGGCGGCGGCATCGGCGACCGAGCCTGGATCCTCAACGCCCAGGTGCCCGGCGGATACCCCAGGCTCGACCCCGACCGTCACCTCGCGGAGATCGCGGCGGCGGAGGGGCTCGACGGACCCGGCGCCGGACTCATGACCGCCGCCGACGTGAGCGCCTGGACCGAGGCACACGACGAGGGGGTGACGGCCACCGTCACCAGCGGCCTCGGCGTACGCGGCTGGGCGGCCGTACCGGCACCGGGCGCGGGCGGCCCGCCGGAGCCCGGGACGGTCAACATCGTCGTCACACTCCCGGTCGCCCTCAGCGACGCCGCCCTGGTCAACGCGGTCGCCACCGCCACCGAGGCGAAGGTCCAGGCGCTCCTTGACGCCGGGCTCGACTGCTCCGGCACCCCCACGGACGCCGTCTGCGTCGCCGTGCCCGCCCCAGGACCCGAGGGTACGGAGCCGTTCGCCGGACCCCGGTCCGTCTGGGGCGCACGCCTGGCGAGGGCGGTGCACGCGGCCGTGTTCGAAGGCGCGACGGCCCACCTGCGCGACGAACACGAGCGGAGCCGTACGACCGACGGGCCCGGGGCCGCCGGCCGATGA
- a CDS encoding PRC and DUF2382 domain-containing protein yields the protein MAAADGFTDSGELDGLTVYDNGGEKVGSVGRVYVDDDTGKPDWVTVKTGMFGMKESFVPLAGARRVGSDLHVAHPKESVKDAPRVDADAHLSVAEEEELYRHYGLTRKPGTTAGTGMGADGRTTAGTGAMGGAAGAAAGAGAAGAARTTGTGKATGGTAGMTGTGMPGAGKRDADASAGTRPLVGAGAERSAPDMSKADLADQEELIRSEEQLRVGTEEYESGRARLHKYVVTEEVTRTVPVSHEEVRVVREPLAPGEKVTGQTSIGEQDVEVTLHAERATVRKEAVAVERVRLERDRVTEQKEVSAEVRKEKIDYADGMDTGTGKNMGTGKDTGGEFGQGRRR from the coding sequence ATGGCAGCCGCTGACGGTTTCACGGATTCCGGAGAGCTCGACGGTCTCACCGTCTACGACAACGGGGGCGAGAAGGTCGGCAGTGTCGGCCGCGTGTACGTGGACGACGACACCGGAAAGCCCGACTGGGTCACGGTCAAGACCGGCATGTTCGGGATGAAGGAGAGCTTCGTTCCGCTCGCCGGAGCCCGTCGGGTCGGCTCGGACCTGCATGTGGCGCACCCGAAGGAGAGCGTCAAGGACGCTCCCCGGGTCGACGCGGACGCCCACCTCTCGGTCGCCGAGGAGGAAGAGCTCTACCGCCACTACGGACTCACGAGGAAGCCCGGTACCACCGCGGGTACGGGCATGGGCGCGGACGGCCGGACGACGGCCGGCACGGGCGCGATGGGCGGTGCGGCCGGAGCAGCCGCGGGCGCCGGGGCGGCGGGCGCGGCCCGTACGACCGGCACCGGCAAGGCGACCGGCGGTACCGCGGGCATGACGGGCACGGGCATGCCGGGCGCCGGCAAGCGGGACGCCGATGCCTCGGCCGGAACCCGACCGCTGGTGGGCGCCGGAGCCGAGAGGTCCGCCCCCGACATGTCGAAGGCCGACCTCGCCGACCAGGAGGAACTCATCCGCTCCGAGGAACAGCTGCGCGTCGGCACGGAGGAGTACGAGAGCGGGAGGGCCCGCCTGCACAAGTACGTCGTGACGGAGGAGGTCACCCGCACGGTGCCCGTCTCGCACGAGGAGGTACGCGTCGTCCGGGAGCCGCTGGCGCCGGGCGAGAAGGTGACCGGGCAGACCTCCATCGGTGAGCAGGACGTCGAGGTGACCCTCCACGCCGAGCGCGCGACCGTGCGCAAGGAGGCCGTTGCCGTGGAGCGGGTGCGGCTGGAGCGGGACCGGGTGACCGAGCAGAAGGAGGTCTCCGCCGAGGTCCGCAAGGAGAAGATCGACTACGCGGACGGCATGGACACCGGTACCGGCAAGAACATGGGTACCGGCAAGGACACGGGCGGCGAGTTCGGCCAGGGCCGGCGCCGCTGA
- a CDS encoding ABC transporter ATP-binding protein: MTARAEGLRADRVSRAAGGRLILDGVTLAPAPGATVGLIGPNGSGKSTLLRMLAGLLPPEGGLVTLDGEPLAATSRRTVARRVAVVDQHAATQVELSVLDVVRLGRIPHRRAWSAPGPADDEAVREALERTGLTGRAGQSWHTLSGGERQRVQIARALAQRPRELLLDEPTNHLDIQHQLDLLTLVTALPLTCVVALHDLNLAAMFCDLVTVLDGGRVVAAGTPQEVITERLIADVYRVRSVVTPEGPRGRPSVRFLPTARK; the protein is encoded by the coding sequence ATGACCGCCCGCGCCGAGGGCCTGCGGGCCGATCGGGTGAGCCGGGCGGCGGGCGGCCGCCTCATCCTCGACGGGGTGACCCTCGCACCTGCGCCGGGCGCCACCGTCGGCCTGATCGGGCCCAACGGGTCAGGGAAATCAACCCTGTTGCGGATGCTCGCGGGCCTCCTCCCACCGGAGGGCGGGCTTGTCACCCTCGACGGCGAGCCGCTTGCGGCGACCAGCCGGCGCACCGTGGCCCGGCGGGTCGCCGTGGTCGACCAGCACGCGGCCACCCAGGTCGAACTGAGCGTCCTCGACGTCGTACGCCTCGGGCGCATCCCGCACCGCAGGGCCTGGTCCGCACCGGGGCCCGCGGACGACGAGGCCGTGCGCGAGGCCCTGGAACGCACCGGGCTGACCGGCCGTGCCGGGCAGTCCTGGCACACCCTGTCCGGCGGCGAACGCCAACGGGTCCAGATCGCCCGCGCCCTGGCCCAGCGGCCACGCGAACTCCTGCTGGACGAACCCACCAACCACCTGGACATCCAGCACCAGCTGGATCTGCTGACGCTGGTGACCGCACTGCCGCTCACCTGCGTCGTCGCCCTCCACGACCTGAACCTCGCCGCGATGTTCTGCGACCTGGTCACGGTGCTGGACGGCGGACGGGTGGTCGCCGCGGGCACTCCGCAGGAGGTGATCACCGAGCGGCTGATCGCGGACGTCTACCGGGTGCGGTCGGTGGTCACCCCGGAAGGCCCGCGGGGACGGCCGAGCGTGCGCTTCCTGCCCACCGCCCGAAAGTGA
- a CDS encoding iron ABC transporter permease, with protein MTGDKGTTADTAPTAYGDLRAAADLNVEGDRSAGRRASLRTVPEPLLWGAGAVLLLASVAVAVTIGPARISVADVWSVVAAHLGLGGTESSPIRDGIVWDLRMPRTLLAAVCGAGLAVCGTVMQSLLRNPLADPFVLGVSSGASTGAVVVVVLGVGGGAVSLSAGAFVGALASFALVLLLSHTLGGTTDRVVLSGVAVMQLFSALTSFVVMTAADAEQTRGVLFWLLGSLSGVGWTDVRLCTAVVVVTLAVCLGHARTLDAFAFGQDAAATLGVHVARTRTVLLCTTALLTAALVSSAGAIGFVGLVLPHAARALAGAGHRRLLPVTALAGAVFLVWVDTLARTVLDPQEVPVGVVTALIGVPAFVLVLHRTRRVV; from the coding sequence ATGACGGGCGACAAAGGGACAACGGCCGACACAGCGCCCACGGCCTACGGGGACCTGAGGGCCGCCGCGGACCTGAATGTCGAGGGAGACCGGTCGGCCGGGCGCCGCGCTAGCCTGCGGACGGTGCCCGAACCGCTCCTGTGGGGCGCCGGGGCCGTTCTCCTCCTGGCCTCCGTCGCGGTGGCCGTCACCATCGGCCCGGCCCGTATCTCCGTCGCCGACGTGTGGTCGGTGGTCGCCGCCCATCTGGGCCTCGGTGGAACGGAGTCGAGCCCGATCAGGGACGGCATCGTCTGGGATCTCAGGATGCCGCGCACCCTGCTCGCCGCCGTCTGTGGCGCCGGGCTCGCGGTCTGCGGGACCGTCATGCAGTCGCTGCTGCGCAACCCGCTCGCCGATCCCTTCGTCCTCGGCGTCTCCTCGGGGGCGTCCACCGGTGCGGTCGTGGTCGTGGTGCTGGGGGTCGGCGGGGGAGCGGTCTCCCTCTCGGCCGGCGCGTTCGTCGGGGCGCTCGCCTCGTTCGCCCTCGTGCTCCTGCTCAGCCACACCCTCGGCGGCACCACGGACCGGGTCGTCCTCTCCGGAGTCGCGGTCATGCAGCTGTTCTCCGCGCTCACCTCGTTCGTCGTGATGACCGCCGCCGACGCCGAACAGACTCGCGGGGTGCTGTTCTGGCTGCTCGGCTCGCTCAGCGGGGTCGGCTGGACGGACGTACGGCTCTGCACCGCCGTGGTCGTGGTCACCCTGGCGGTCTGCCTGGGGCACGCCCGTACGCTCGACGCCTTCGCCTTCGGGCAGGACGCCGCGGCCACCCTGGGCGTCCATGTCGCGCGCACCCGGACCGTGCTGCTCTGCACCACCGCGCTGCTGACCGCCGCGCTGGTCAGCTCGGCCGGGGCGATCGGCTTCGTCGGCCTGGTGCTCCCGCACGCCGCCCGGGCCCTCGCCGGAGCGGGGCACCGCAGGCTGCTGCCGGTCACGGCGCTGGCCGGAGCCGTCTTCCTGGTCTGGGTCGACACCCTGGCCAGGACGGTCCTGGACCCGCAGGAGGTGCCGGTCGGCGTGGTCACCGCGCTGATCGGGGTACCGGCCTTCGTGCTCGTCCTGCACCGCACCCGGAGGGTCGTATGA
- a CDS encoding ABC transporter substrate-binding protein gives MPPMARSARSAALMTAGLLLLTACGGADAAAPDAAGAAGDGYPVTLHNCGRTVTVTSAPHHAVSLNQGSTEILLSLGLADRLAATATWTDPVMKGLEKANAKVPRLSDNAPSSEKVLEQEPDFVSASFESTLGKGGVAPREQFEDLGVPTYVSPADCTGKDNSGDGDGARSTALALDSVYGEIRDLAKVFGVPERGEKLIAGLRARVTKATDGIDASGTTLLYWFANSEAPYLAGCCGAPGIITDELGAKNVFDDTHEEWPQINWETIADRDPDVLVIGDLTRKSQSAESAVKKIAFLESNPVTRNMDAVRNKRYVLLSGQAMNPTIRTVEGIELVAAGLREFGLAG, from the coding sequence GTGCCGCCCATGGCCCGATCCGCCCGTTCCGCTGCCCTGATGACGGCGGGGCTCCTGCTGCTGACCGCCTGCGGCGGCGCCGACGCCGCCGCGCCGGACGCCGCCGGCGCGGCCGGTGACGGATATCCGGTGACGCTCCACAACTGCGGACGCACCGTCACCGTCACCTCCGCACCGCACCACGCGGTCTCCCTCAACCAGGGTTCGACGGAGATCCTGCTCTCCCTCGGCCTCGCCGACCGGCTCGCGGCCACCGCCACCTGGACCGACCCCGTCATGAAGGGCCTGGAGAAGGCCAACGCGAAAGTCCCCAGGCTCTCCGACAACGCCCCCTCCTCGGAGAAGGTGCTGGAGCAGGAGCCCGACTTCGTCAGCGCCTCCTTCGAGTCCACCCTCGGCAAGGGCGGGGTCGCGCCCCGCGAGCAGTTCGAGGACCTGGGCGTCCCCACGTACGTCTCGCCCGCCGACTGCACCGGCAAGGACAACAGCGGCGACGGCGACGGAGCCCGCTCCACCGCCCTTGCGCTCGACAGCGTCTACGGCGAGATACGCGACCTGGCCAAGGTGTTCGGCGTACCGGAACGCGGCGAGAAACTCATAGCCGGGCTGCGGGCCCGGGTGACGAAGGCGACGGACGGCATCGACGCCTCCGGCACCACCCTCCTCTACTGGTTCGCCAACTCCGAGGCCCCGTACCTGGCCGGCTGCTGCGGGGCGCCCGGCATCATCACCGACGAACTCGGCGCGAAGAACGTCTTCGACGACACCCACGAGGAGTGGCCCCAGATCAACTGGGAGACCATCGCCGACCGCGACCCGGACGTCCTCGTCATCGGCGACCTCACCCGCAAGTCGCAGTCGGCCGAGAGCGCCGTGAAGAAGATCGCGTTCCTTGAGTCCAACCCGGTCACCCGGAACATGGACGCCGTAAGGAACAAGCGGTACGTCCTGCTCAGCGGCCAGGCCATGAACCCCACCATCCGCACGGTGGAAGGCATCGAGCTCGTCGCCGCGGGACTGCGCGAGTTCGGACTGGCCGGATGA